A single region of the Salarchaeum japonicum genome encodes:
- a CDS encoding GMP synthase subunit A, which yields MTHIVVVDNHGQFTHLEKRALRDLGVDVDLVENTTDPADVDADGIVLSGGPSMERAGRSADYLDLDVPVLGICLGMQLIADELGGRVGSGDYGGYADVTVDIVDEDDPLVGSLAPETRVWASHADEVKELPEGFTLTATSDVCDVEAMSDADRDLYGVQWHPEVAHTERGEEVFENFLERC from the coding sequence ATGACGCACATCGTCGTCGTGGACAACCACGGCCAGTTCACGCACCTGGAGAAGCGCGCGTTGCGCGACCTCGGGGTGGACGTGGACTTGGTGGAGAACACCACTGACCCCGCGGACGTTGACGCGGACGGTATCGTGCTCTCCGGCGGGCCGAGCATGGAGCGCGCGGGCCGGTCGGCGGACTACCTCGACCTCGACGTTCCCGTGCTCGGTATCTGTCTCGGGATGCAGCTCATCGCGGACGAACTCGGCGGGCGCGTCGGCTCCGGCGACTACGGCGGGTACGCGGACGTGACTGTGGACATCGTGGACGAGGACGACCCCCTGGTCGGGTCGCTCGCGCCCGAGACGCGGGTGTGGGCGAGTCACGCCGACGAGGTGAAAGAACTCCCCGAGGGCTTCACGCTCACCGCGACGAGCGACGTGTGTGACGTGGAGGCGATGAGCGACGCCGACCGCGACCTCTACGGCGTCCAGTGGCACCCCGAGGTCGCGCACACGGAGCGCGGCGAGGAAGTGTTCGAGAACTTCCTCGAACGCTGCTAA
- a CDS encoding DNA-directed RNA polymerase subunit P, translating into MSYKCSRCKRDVELDEYGGIRCPYCGHRVLLKERARDVKEVDVR; encoded by the coding sequence ATGTCCTACAAGTGCTCGCGTTGCAAGCGGGACGTCGAACTCGACGAGTACGGCGGCATCCGCTGTCCGTACTGCGGGCACCGCGTGCTCCTCAAGGAGCGGGCGCGCGACGTGAAGGAAGTTGACGTCCGATAG
- a CDS encoding KEOPS complex subunit Pcc1, translating into MTSDRHATTLRFSYASPAVAERIAASVRPEAGAIEGERTSASLSREGDTVRVEITASDLTALRAGQNTWVTLLEVAERAGDT; encoded by the coding sequence TTGACGTCCGATAGGCACGCGACGACGCTCCGTTTCTCCTACGCTTCTCCCGCCGTCGCAGAGCGAATCGCCGCGAGCGTCCGCCCCGAAGCCGGCGCTATCGAGGGCGAGCGCACGTCCGCGTCGCTCTCCCGCGAGGGCGACACCGTGCGCGTGGAGATCACCGCGAGCGACCTGACCGCGCTCCGCGCCGGCCAGAACACGTGGGTGACCCTGCTGGAAGTCGCGGAACGCGCCGGGGATACCTAA
- a CDS encoding FAD-dependent oxidoreductase — MGAGTTESEYDLIIVGGGISGAALLYTTAKFTDVERVALVEKEEEIADINSHHTNNSQTLHFGDIETNYTLEKAESVKEGAELLAGYLENTDPDREFHSKRSKMVLGVGDEEVESLRARYEDEGFGDLYPKLRQIGREEIEDLEPKVVEGRDPSKELRALQTPDGYVVDYGATAKSFVDDAREEDGVDVLTGTKVEDIEQGPDGFTVETATGSLKGDVAVVAAGSHSLQIAKEMGYGKNMSLLPVAGSFFLADSGPLNGKVYTLQMKKLPFAAVHGDADVYDDSITRFGPTAKLVPTLERGRFKTVGDFFDVFGLNLDSFLSYGNILADRILLPYVLKNLVYDVPEVGKRAFLPEVQKVVPTAELDDIERAKGYGGVRPQIVNTEKKSLDMGEAKIVGNDIIFNITPSPGASTCLKNAMRDTRQIMDFLGDYGFDEDAFRSETIDNFPRAD, encoded by the coding sequence ATGGGAGCCGGAACCACCGAATCCGAGTACGACCTTATCATCGTCGGCGGCGGTATCAGCGGTGCCGCCCTGCTCTACACCACCGCGAAGTTCACCGACGTGGAACGCGTCGCCCTCGTGGAGAAAGAAGAGGAGATAGCGGATATCAACTCCCACCACACGAACAACTCGCAGACGCTCCACTTCGGCGACATCGAGACGAACTACACGCTCGAAAAGGCCGAGTCCGTCAAGGAGGGCGCGGAACTCCTCGCGGGCTACCTGGAGAACACAGACCCCGACCGCGAGTTCCACTCGAAGCGCTCGAAGATGGTGCTCGGCGTCGGCGACGAGGAAGTCGAGAGCCTCCGCGCGCGCTACGAAGACGAGGGCTTCGGCGACCTCTACCCGAAACTCCGCCAGATCGGCCGCGAAGAAATCGAAGACCTCGAACCGAAAGTCGTCGAGGGCCGCGACCCCTCGAAGGAACTCCGCGCGCTCCAGACGCCCGACGGCTACGTCGTGGACTACGGCGCGACCGCGAAGTCCTTCGTGGACGACGCCCGCGAGGAGGACGGCGTGGACGTGCTCACCGGCACGAAAGTCGAGGACATCGAACAGGGCCCGGACGGTTTCACCGTCGAAACCGCCACGGGGAGCCTGAAAGGTGACGTTGCGGTCGTCGCCGCGGGCTCGCACAGCCTCCAAATCGCGAAGGAGATGGGGTACGGGAAGAACATGAGCCTCCTGCCCGTCGCGGGCAGCTTCTTCCTCGCGGACAGCGGCCCTCTGAACGGGAAGGTGTACACGCTCCAGATGAAGAAACTCCCGTTCGCCGCCGTCCACGGCGACGCCGACGTCTACGACGACTCCATCACCCGATTCGGCCCGACCGCGAAACTCGTCCCCACGCTCGAACGCGGCCGCTTCAAGACCGTCGGCGACTTCTTCGACGTGTTCGGCCTCAACCTCGACAGCTTCCTCAGCTACGGGAACATCCTCGCCGACCGCATCCTCCTCCCCTACGTCCTGAAGAACCTCGTCTACGACGTGCCCGAGGTCGGCAAGCGCGCGTTCCTCCCCGAAGTCCAGAAAGTCGTCCCGACCGCCGAACTGGACGACATCGAACGCGCGAAGGGCTACGGCGGCGTCCGCCCCCAGATCGTCAACACCGAGAAGAAATCCCTCGACATGGGCGAAGCCAAAATCGTCGGCAACGACATCATCTTCAACATCACGCCCAGCCCCGGCGCGTCCACCTGCCTCAAGAACGCCATGCGCGACACCCGCCAGATCATGGACTTCCTCGGCGACTACGGCTTCGACGAGGACGCCTTCCGCAGCGAAACCATCGACAACTTCCCCCGCGCAGACTAA
- the truD gene encoding tRNA pseudouridine(13) synthase TruD: MTDAHPLERAVGVERYASSTPGTGGRLRDSPGDFRVREIEDFDAEPADERAGDYPHVVVRATLTDWDTNGFARELSNRLGISRERVNWAGTKDKNAVTTQLFTVRDIDPDDVPEVRNAEVEVVGRAGRNIQFGDLVGNGFEIVVRDPDRPENAAAITDDLAEFGGQSADADAGSSAGGDSAAGGRAIGVPNFFGQQRFGSYRPVTHEVGLAVVRGDWEDAVMAYVGNPSEHEPPETRAAREFVEETRDWSAAIEEFPGHLRYERTVLNRLAENGGRTDEEFRAALETFPSNLQRLFVHAAQSYAFNRILSERLERGLPFHEPVTGDVVCFADADAPGDLTIPDPDRLQRATSERVSVLSRHAERGRAFVTAPLVGTDTELAEGEQGEIERDVLSDLDIAPSDFDLPGEFHSEGTRRAILLRTDVAVERDPLSFTFALPKGSYATVVLREYLKTSPLDL; encoded by the coding sequence ATGACGGACGCACACCCGCTCGAACGCGCCGTCGGCGTCGAGCGCTACGCGAGCAGTACGCCGGGAACCGGCGGCCGCCTCCGCGACTCGCCCGGGGATTTCCGGGTGCGCGAAATCGAGGACTTCGACGCCGAACCCGCGGACGAGCGCGCGGGCGACTACCCGCACGTCGTGGTACGGGCGACGCTCACCGACTGGGACACGAACGGGTTCGCGCGCGAACTCTCGAACCGCCTCGGCATCAGCCGCGAGCGCGTGAACTGGGCGGGCACGAAGGACAAGAACGCCGTCACCACCCAGCTGTTCACCGTGCGCGACATCGACCCCGACGACGTGCCCGAGGTTCGGAACGCCGAGGTCGAAGTGGTCGGGCGCGCGGGCCGAAACATCCAGTTCGGCGACCTCGTCGGGAACGGGTTCGAAATCGTCGTCCGCGACCCCGACCGCCCCGAGAACGCGGCCGCGATAACGGACGACCTCGCCGAGTTCGGCGGGCAGTCGGCGGACGCGGACGCGGGGAGTTCGGCCGGCGGCGACTCGGCGGCCGGCGGGCGGGCGATCGGGGTGCCGAACTTCTTCGGCCAGCAGCGCTTCGGGAGCTATCGACCGGTCACGCACGAGGTGGGGCTGGCGGTGGTGCGCGGGGACTGGGAGGACGCCGTCATGGCGTACGTCGGGAACCCGAGCGAGCACGAACCCCCGGAGACGCGTGCGGCGCGCGAGTTCGTCGAGGAGACGCGGGACTGGAGCGCGGCCATCGAGGAGTTCCCGGGCCACCTGCGGTACGAGCGCACCGTCCTGAACCGGCTGGCGGAGAACGGCGGGCGTACCGACGAGGAGTTCCGGGCGGCGCTGGAGACGTTCCCGTCGAACCTCCAGCGGTTGTTCGTGCACGCGGCGCAGTCGTACGCGTTCAACCGCATCCTCTCCGAGCGCCTCGAACGGGGGTTGCCGTTCCACGAACCCGTGACGGGCGACGTGGTGTGCTTCGCGGACGCGGACGCGCCCGGCGACCTCACGATTCCCGACCCCGACCGCCTCCAGCGCGCGACCAGCGAGCGCGTCTCGGTGCTCTCCCGGCACGCCGAGCGCGGCCGGGCGTTCGTCACCGCGCCCCTCGTCGGCACCGACACCGAACTCGCCGAGGGCGAACAGGGCGAGATAGAGCGCGACGTGCTCTCCGACCTCGACATCGCGCCGAGCGACTTCGACCTCCCCGGCGAGTTCCACTCGGAGGGAACGCGGCGCGCGATACTCCTCCGCACCGACGTGGCGGTCGAACGCGACCCCCTCTCGTTCACGTTCGCGCTCCCGAAGGGGTCGTACGCGACCGTCGTCCTCCGCGAGTACCTGAAGACGAGCCCGCTCGACCTGTAG
- a CDS encoding prefoldin subunit beta — translation MQGNLPPEAQEKLEELQDLQETAQTVSTQKQQAETQLSEAEAALDELDDIDEDTTMYREVGELLVQTEYDEAEDDLSEKVDNLELRVETLQKQEERVQEQFEDLQQELQEMLGGGGAGGPAPGGMGGGPGGA, via the coding sequence ATGCAGGGTAATCTTCCGCCGGAGGCCCAGGAGAAACTCGAAGAGCTTCAGGACCTCCAGGAGACCGCGCAGACGGTTTCGACGCAGAAACAGCAGGCCGAGACCCAGCTGAGCGAGGCCGAGGCCGCGCTCGACGAACTCGACGACATCGACGAGGACACGACGATGTACCGCGAGGTCGGTGAACTCCTCGTGCAGACGGAGTACGACGAGGCCGAGGACGACCTCTCCGAGAAGGTCGACAACCTCGAACTCCGCGTCGAGACGCTCCAGAAGCAGGAAGAGCGCGTGCAGGAGCAGTTCGAAGACCTCCAGCAGGAACTCCAGGAGATGCTCGGCGGCGGCGGTGCCGGCGGTCCCGCCCCGGGCGGCATGGGCGGCGGTCCCGGCGGCGCGTAA
- a CDS encoding AAA family ATPase translates to MNVTQASEEVSAVLDAVSKAVIADREVLETVLVGFLARGHVLLEDVPGTGKTLTARSVTTALGLDFSRIQFTPDLLPADVMGTHVFNEKTREFEFQEGPIFGNVVLADEINRAPPKTQAALLEAMEEGQVTVGGETHDLPEPFFVIATQNPVEQEGTFPLPEAQLDRFVVKSSLGYPDDAGEVELLRRRAGRTEQSPSVESVLDIEGVRALRAVPEDVRVNDDVLEYVSAVARATREDPRVEVGVSPRGTQRLFEVARARAAGRGREFVTPEDVKRMADAALAHRLVLTPDASVQNVSKRDVVGDVLDGVPVPTVN, encoded by the coding sequence ATGAACGTCACGCAGGCGAGCGAGGAGGTGTCGGCGGTGCTGGACGCGGTGTCGAAGGCGGTTATCGCGGACAGGGAGGTGTTGGAGACAGTGTTGGTTGGGTTTCTCGCGCGCGGACACGTCCTCCTGGAGGACGTGCCGGGAACCGGGAAGACGCTGACGGCGCGGAGCGTCACGACGGCGCTCGGCCTCGATTTCTCGCGGATTCAGTTCACGCCCGACCTGTTGCCGGCGGACGTGATGGGGACGCACGTGTTCAACGAGAAGACCCGTGAGTTCGAGTTCCAGGAGGGCCCGATTTTCGGGAACGTCGTGCTGGCCGACGAGATTAATCGCGCGCCGCCGAAGACGCAGGCCGCCCTCCTCGAAGCGATGGAGGAGGGGCAGGTGACGGTCGGCGGGGAGACCCACGACCTCCCCGAGCCCTTTTTCGTCATCGCGACCCAGAACCCCGTCGAGCAGGAGGGAACGTTCCCCCTGCCGGAGGCCCAGCTCGACCGGTTCGTGGTGAAGTCGAGCCTCGGGTATCCGGACGACGCGGGCGAAGTCGAGCTGTTGCGGCGGCGCGCGGGCCGCACCGAGCAGAGCCCGAGCGTCGAGTCGGTGCTCGACATCGAGGGCGTGCGGGCGTTGCGGGCCGTGCCCGAGGACGTGCGGGTGAACGACGACGTGCTGGAGTACGTCTCCGCGGTGGCACGGGCGACCCGCGAAGACCCCCGGGTCGAGGTCGGCGTCAGCCCGCGCGGCACCCAGCGGCTGTTCGAGGTGGCGCGGGCGCGCGCGGCAGGTCGCGGCCGCGAGTTCGTGACCCCGGAGGACGTAAAGCGGATGGCGGACGCGGCGCTCGCGCACCGACTCGTGCTCACGCCGGACGCGTCCGTGCAGAACGTGTCGAAACGGGACGTGGTCGGTGACGTGCTGGACGGCGTGCCGGTGCCGACGGTGAATTAG
- a CDS encoding DUF2070 family protein: MTETQGDLASLSRYIFRAPNWYVSVAFALLVAAITGIGAFETPSVLEDAWQGVFFVGVPTVVAALVTTPVDRWLGGQLTYNRSSLLALVCELVVVAILVIAGVVAVLTPLAQQFVFDALTAALALVFAVRLVVVLAVSRNSPLLAAVPAGIQTATAAVLLFVYSGAMNYLELGGPLVGAFLSRPERAPTKIQYIFTPGDFLLLLGMTVLYGLVAYGFLAVIDRPWKRSLDVSVLDFVRGFIGHIAEGTRELEDFFEQLGEDAVVPVTVLSARTEDGEKARFVLPMIHPGPMGEIGGGNLPQRIAESAEGLAFPPHATAGHDFNLVTEREVRPLLDAADRAHDRIAYTDTATRSARVQSGEASLLGQAFGDDLVLASTFAPGFADDVAYAVGLTASTEARVAGVDDVLLADAHNSNDGLDGDDLGHVVPGSQRSFDLIRGAGEVAERLVDADQHALRMGVAWDETNWTPAEGIGPLGVRVAVLETDGQRTGYVLVDGNNMNPGVRDRLVDALETEGLDDAEVMTTDTHIVNTVQSVNQVGGALDVSELETLLRDLTAEAIDDLEPVEAGMASEHATVTVFGNDRTETLASHANAAVSMGGALALVVAFATMALSALVFFLA; encoded by the coding sequence ATGACGGAGACGCAGGGCGACCTCGCGAGCCTCTCGCGGTACATCTTCCGCGCGCCGAACTGGTACGTCAGCGTCGCGTTCGCCCTGCTCGTCGCCGCAATCACGGGAATCGGCGCGTTCGAGACGCCGTCCGTGCTGGAGGACGCCTGGCAGGGCGTCTTCTTCGTCGGCGTCCCGACCGTCGTCGCCGCGCTCGTGACGACGCCCGTCGACCGCTGGCTCGGCGGCCAGCTCACGTACAACCGTTCCTCGCTGTTGGCGCTCGTCTGCGAGCTCGTCGTCGTCGCCATCCTCGTCATCGCGGGCGTGGTCGCGGTGCTCACGCCGCTCGCCCAGCAGTTCGTGTTCGACGCGCTCACCGCCGCGCTGGCGCTCGTGTTCGCGGTTCGGCTGGTCGTCGTGCTCGCGGTCTCACGGAACTCGCCGCTTCTCGCCGCCGTCCCCGCGGGCATCCAGACCGCGACGGCGGCCGTCCTCCTGTTCGTCTACTCGGGCGCGATGAACTACCTCGAACTCGGCGGCCCGCTCGTCGGCGCGTTCCTCTCCCGGCCCGAGCGCGCGCCCACCAAAATCCAGTACATCTTCACGCCCGGCGACTTCCTCCTCCTCCTCGGGATGACCGTCCTCTACGGACTCGTCGCGTACGGCTTCCTCGCGGTCATCGACCGCCCGTGGAAGCGCAGTCTCGACGTCAGCGTCCTCGACTTCGTCCGGGGGTTCATCGGCCACATCGCGGAGGGCACGCGCGAACTGGAGGACTTCTTCGAGCAACTCGGCGAGGACGCCGTCGTCCCCGTCACCGTGCTCTCCGCGCGCACCGAAGACGGCGAGAAGGCGCGGTTCGTCCTCCCGATGATTCACCCCGGCCCGATGGGCGAAATCGGTGGCGGGAACCTCCCCCAGCGAATCGCGGAGTCCGCGGAGGGCCTGGCGTTCCCGCCGCACGCCACCGCCGGCCACGACTTCAACCTCGTCACGGAACGCGAGGTGCGCCCCCTCCTCGACGCCGCCGACCGCGCGCACGACCGCATCGCGTACACCGACACCGCCACCCGGAGCGCGCGCGTGCAGTCCGGCGAGGCGTCCCTGCTCGGGCAGGCGTTCGGTGACGACCTCGTCCTCGCCTCCACGTTCGCGCCCGGGTTCGCGGACGACGTGGCGTACGCAGTCGGACTCACCGCCAGCACGGAAGCCCGGGTCGCCGGCGTGGACGACGTCCTGCTCGCGGACGCGCACAACTCGAACGACGGCCTGGACGGCGACGACCTCGGGCACGTCGTCCCCGGGAGCCAGCGCTCCTTCGACCTGATTCGGGGCGCGGGCGAGGTCGCGGAACGCCTCGTGGACGCCGACCAGCACGCCCTCCGGATGGGCGTCGCGTGGGACGAGACGAACTGGACGCCCGCGGAGGGAATCGGCCCGCTCGGCGTGCGCGTCGCCGTCCTCGAAACAGACGGCCAGCGCACGGGCTACGTGCTCGTGGACGGAAACAACATGAACCCCGGCGTCCGCGACCGCCTCGTCGACGCCCTCGAAACCGAGGGGCTCGACGACGCGGAAGTGATGACGACCGACACCCACATCGTGAACACCGTGCAGTCCGTGAACCAGGTCGGCGGCGCGCTCGACGTGAGCGAACTCGAAACACTCCTCCGCGACCTCACGGCCGAAGCCATCGACGACCTCGAACCCGTCGAGGCCGGGATGGCGAGCGAGCACGCGACGGTCACCGTGTTCGGGAACGACAGAACCGAGACGCTCGCCAGTCACGCGAACGCCGCCGTCTCCATGGGGGGCGCGCTCGCGCTCGTCGTCGCGTTCGCCACGATGGCGCTCAGCGCGCTCGTCTTCTTCCTCGCCTAA
- a CDS encoding DUF7519 family protein, with protein MTEFEPTPPRNTATAATVTLAVATVLVATVSAGVASVAAVGVLAFAYGAFAGSRFPVTAGAAAVFLSVLLAAITLRTAVFAPLAAAALTVAAWDLAEHGIGLGEHVGAAARTRNAELVHAALTLGIAALAVAAGYAVYLVGVDGRPVAAVVLLAAGALALFGALR; from the coding sequence GTGACCGAGTTCGAACCGACGCCGCCCCGGAACACCGCGACCGCCGCCACCGTCACCCTCGCGGTCGCCACCGTCCTCGTCGCCACCGTCTCGGCGGGCGTCGCGAGCGTCGCCGCCGTCGGCGTCCTCGCGTTCGCGTACGGCGCGTTCGCGGGGTCGCGGTTCCCCGTCACCGCGGGCGCGGCCGCCGTCTTCCTCTCGGTGTTGCTCGCCGCGATAACGCTCAGAACAGCCGTGTTCGCGCCGCTCGCCGCCGCCGCGCTCACCGTCGCCGCGTGGGATCTCGCGGAACACGGCATCGGCCTCGGCGAACACGTCGGCGCGGCCGCCCGCACCCGGAACGCCGAACTCGTCCACGCCGCGCTCACGCTCGGTATCGCCGCGCTCGCCGTCGCCGCCGGGTACGCCGTCTACCTCGTCGGGGTGGACGGCCGGCCGGTCGCCGCGGTCGTCTTGCTCGCCGCCGGCGCGCTCGCGCTGTTCGGCGCGCTCCGCTAA
- a CDS encoding DUF7097 family protein: MEKTPSGTSVGVDDPYEHAGVCDHVTGDGTCRYAFEHAQHDPEFAADRREDDYRCPVADDDWEWRDCPHYRDTTTSDECARCGLEERRNAHADARPLLEEHHLSYARERSERAEQASGDAVSSADERSERAEQASGDAASNADERGESRAGSEDELAHEITVTLCRWCHAKVHGSWAAVGDDASPDAAALAEREGRRSDELDELGFETAAERYE, encoded by the coding sequence ATGGAGAAGACGCCGTCCGGCACCAGCGTCGGGGTGGACGACCCCTACGAGCACGCCGGCGTCTGCGACCACGTCACCGGCGACGGCACGTGCCGGTACGCCTTCGAGCACGCCCAGCACGACCCCGAGTTCGCCGCCGACCGCCGCGAGGACGACTACCGGTGTCCCGTCGCGGACGACGACTGGGAGTGGCGCGACTGCCCGCACTACCGCGACACGACCACGAGCGACGAGTGCGCGCGCTGCGGCCTCGAAGAACGCCGGAACGCCCACGCCGACGCCCGGCCGTTGCTCGAAGAACACCACTTGTCGTACGCGCGTGAGCGAAGCGAACGCGCGGAACAGGCGAGCGGCGACGCCGTGAGCAGCGCGGACGAGCGAAGCGAACGCGCGGAACAGGCGAGCGGCGACGCCGCGAGCAATGCGGACGAACGCGGTGAGTCGCGGGCGGGCAGTGAGGACGAACTCGCGCACGAGATTACGGTGACGTTGTGTCGGTGGTGTCACGCGAAGGTGCACGGGTCGTGGGCGGCCGTCGGCGACGACGCGAGTCCGGACGCGGCGGCGCTCGCGGAGCGCGAGGGGCGGCGGAGCGACGAACTCGACGAACTGGGGTTCGAGACGGCGGCGGAGCGCTACGAGTAG
- a CDS encoding 50S ribosomal protein L37ae, which produces MAEKKSTTGSAGRFGARYGRVARRRVSEIESDTNANHACPECGAEKVSRKGTGIWQCGKCDYKFAGGAYRPETPGGESVQRSIRTALSEEENEA; this is translated from the coding sequence ATGGCCGAGAAGAAGTCCACGACCGGGAGCGCCGGCCGATTCGGCGCTCGGTACGGTCGCGTCGCGCGCCGCCGCGTCTCCGAGATTGAGTCCGACACGAACGCCAATCACGCCTGCCCCGAGTGCGGCGCGGAGAAGGTCTCCCGCAAAGGCACCGGCATCTGGCAGTGCGGCAAGTGCGACTACAAGTTCGCGGGCGGCGCGTACCGTCCGGAGACGCCCGGCGGCGAGTCCGTGCAGCGCTCCATCCGCACCGCGCTCTCCGAGGAAGAGAACGAGGCATAA
- a CDS encoding DUF192 domain-containing protein codes for MRLRHNPDDSARTLASKVEVADGLVSRGLGLMFRRSIPDDYALAFRHDDAAERGLHMVFVPFDIDVVWTENEEVTAVETLSAWTGRGTAVADDLYELPAGAASDVSVGDRVWLES; via the coding sequence GTGCGACTCCGACACAATCCCGACGACAGCGCGCGGACGCTCGCGAGCAAGGTGGAGGTGGCGGACGGCCTGGTGAGCCGCGGACTCGGCCTGATGTTCCGGCGGTCGATTCCGGACGACTACGCGCTCGCGTTCCGGCACGACGACGCGGCGGAACGAGGCCTCCACATGGTGTTCGTGCCGTTCGACATCGACGTGGTGTGGACGGAGAACGAGGAGGTGACGGCGGTGGAGACGCTGTCGGCGTGGACGGGCCGCGGGACGGCGGTGGCGGACGACCTGTACGAACTTCCGGCGGGCGCGGCGAGCGACGTGTCGGTCGGCGACCGCGTGTGGTTGGAGTCGTGA
- a CDS encoding DUF3194 domain-containing protein encodes MEPTDEEVVETAAEAAEGYVLSELATSDVDDLDVTVTFEDGVLDVEVYVNAPDADADVEQVADDAALVAGQAVDDLFAE; translated from the coding sequence ATGGAACCGACCGACGAGGAAGTCGTGGAGACCGCGGCCGAGGCCGCCGAGGGCTACGTGCTCTCCGAGTTGGCGACCTCGGACGTGGACGACCTCGACGTGACGGTGACGTTCGAGGACGGCGTGCTCGACGTGGAAGTGTACGTGAACGCGCCGGACGCGGACGCCGACGTGGAGCAGGTCGCGGACGACGCCGCGCTCGTCGCGGGCCAGGCCGTTGACGACCTGTTCGCGGAGTAA
- a CDS encoding VOC family protein has product MSEYPVSDDLPDAPFHTTGVDHITMIGSNEEDTIEFYRDLLGMPLVLRQPNLDDPNQTHLFFDAGDGRILTFFVNEDRDSNPQPHRHRVGSVHHLSVSIDPHEFETVMESLEDAGHGFNVFDRGVFHSLYTRDHNGLVIELATDKYEIPDDRRGEVLAKTQEIREADGADYAEAEHLEEALDELGLDAEPVELPDAPTGAGV; this is encoded by the coding sequence ATGTCCGAGTACCCAGTCAGCGACGACCTGCCCGACGCGCCGTTCCACACGACGGGCGTCGACCACATCACGATGATCGGCTCGAACGAGGAGGACACAATCGAGTTCTACCGCGACCTCCTCGGGATGCCGCTCGTCCTCCGCCAGCCGAACCTCGACGACCCGAACCAAACTCACTTGTTCTTCGACGCGGGCGACGGCCGCATCCTCACGTTCTTCGTGAACGAGGACAGGGATTCGAACCCCCAGCCGCACCGCCACCGCGTCGGGTCGGTTCACCACCTCTCCGTCTCCATCGACCCCCACGAGTTCGAGACGGTGATGGAGAGCCTCGAAGACGCCGGCCACGGCTTCAACGTCTTCGACCGCGGCGTCTTCCACTCGCTCTACACGCGCGACCACAACGGATTGGTCATCGAACTCGCGACGGACAAGTACGAGATTCCGGACGACCGCCGGGGCGAAGTGCTCGCGAAGACCCAGGAGATTCGGGAGGCTGACGGCGCGGACTACGCCGAAGCCGAACACCTGGAGGAAGCCCTCGACGAACTCGGCCTCGACGCGGAGCCGGTGGAGCTGCCGGACGCGCCGACGGGCGCGGGCGTCTAA
- a CDS encoding DUF2103 domain-containing protein — MECRQCGAPLDKPGDYCLLCDTANCDAVVVAIEASRATLTFLDEERVEDDPRSPVLGETVVTTTPEPDAEREVAQVRNFAGRIADEIRRKRPETVFVTGERDVVRALRGDLHHELYRVSGDDPVESVLERWGGRDLEIVEKPAAEKIGGSHTTLVGEREGWHAIETVAGHPHVKKIVPGPIDAGGASTRGGVRAKVTRADTNGNVRLLIRDGSSVQENRVVTTAMDRETGERVRDDLNDALEDEGLKQDA, encoded by the coding sequence ATGGAGTGTCGGCAGTGTGGCGCGCCGCTGGACAAGCCCGGCGACTACTGCCTGCTGTGCGACACCGCGAACTGCGACGCCGTCGTGGTCGCCATCGAGGCGTCGCGGGCGACGCTGACGTTTCTCGACGAGGAGCGCGTGGAGGACGACCCGCGCAGTCCCGTGCTGGGGGAGACGGTGGTGACGACGACGCCGGAGCCGGACGCGGAGCGCGAAGTGGCGCAGGTGCGGAACTTCGCGGGCCGCATCGCCGACGAAATCAGGCGCAAGCGCCCGGAGACGGTGTTCGTGACGGGCGAGCGCGACGTGGTGCGGGCGTTGCGGGGCGACCTCCACCACGAACTCTACCGGGTGAGCGGCGACGACCCCGTGGAGAGCGTGCTGGAGCGCTGGGGCGGCCGCGACCTCGAAATCGTGGAGAAACCCGCGGCGGAGAAAATCGGGGGGTCGCACACGACGCTCGTCGGGGAGCGCGAGGGCTGGCACGCCATCGAGACGGTCGCCGGCCACCCGCACGTGAAGAAAATCGTCCCCGGCCCCATCGACGCCGGCGGCGCGAGCACGCGCGGGGGCGTGCGGGCGAAGGTGACGCGCGCGGACACGAACGGGAACGTCCGCCTGCTCATCCGCGACGGCTCCTCGGTGCAGGAGAACCGCGTGGTGACGACGGCGATGGACCGGGAGACCGGCGAGCGCGTCCGCGACGACCTGAACGACGCGCTCGAAGACGAGGGCTTGAAGCAGGACGCGTAG